A single genomic interval of Tautonia marina harbors:
- a CDS encoding ABC transporter ATP-binding protein: MIRTEGLTKHYGAFPALSKVSMEVRRGEVYGLLGPNGSGKTTTIRLLLGLLRPTSGTASVDGFDCWRHSLEVRRRISYIPGEVRLPGSVRGYQLLRYLNNLRGGAGMDRAVALAERVMGLDLRRKVRTFSTGMKQKLALAQAFADPVDILILDEPTSALDPSARNDVLRLVADARSQGQTVIFSGHVLSEVEQVADRVAIMRRGRLMHVEDMHERRRNLRLLLVRFQGAPPAALPDELELSVRERNGEVLLLEHRGAAGPLLGWLASQPVADLAIGTEDLRALYDRYHGPNPEPDPEDR, from the coding sequence ATGATACGGACCGAGGGTTTGACGAAGCATTACGGGGCCTTTCCGGCGCTGTCGAAGGTGTCCATGGAGGTCCGACGGGGAGAGGTCTACGGCTTGCTCGGGCCGAACGGCTCGGGGAAAACGACGACCATTCGCCTCTTGCTCGGATTGCTGCGGCCCACGTCGGGAACGGCAAGTGTCGATGGGTTCGACTGCTGGCGGCACAGCCTGGAGGTCCGCCGCCGCATTTCTTACATCCCTGGAGAAGTGCGCCTGCCGGGCTCGGTTCGGGGGTATCAACTGCTCCGCTACCTCAATAATCTCCGAGGCGGCGCTGGCATGGATCGCGCGGTGGCCCTGGCCGAGCGGGTGATGGGCCTCGACCTGCGGCGCAAGGTTCGCACCTTCTCGACCGGCATGAAGCAGAAGCTCGCCCTGGCGCAAGCGTTTGCCGATCCGGTCGACATCCTGATTCTTGACGAACCGACCTCGGCCCTCGACCCCTCGGCCCGCAACGACGTGCTCCGGCTGGTGGCCGATGCCCGATCGCAGGGGCAGACCGTGATCTTTTCCGGCCACGTCCTCAGCGAGGTTGAGCAGGTGGCCGACCGGGTGGCGATCATGCGGCGAGGGCGGCTTATGCATGTGGAAGACATGCACGAACGCCGACGAAACCTTCGCCTCCTGCTCGTCCGATTCCAGGGGGCTCCCCCGGCGGCCTTGCCCGACGAACTGGAACTTTCAGTCCGGGAACGCAACGGCGAGGTCCTGCTCCTGGAACACCGAGGAGCGGCCGGCCCGTTGCTTGGCTGGCTCGCGTCGCAGCCAGTGGCCGACCTGGCCATCGGCACCGAGGATCTCCGTGCCCTGTACGACCGCTACCACGGCCCCAACCCCGAGCCCGATCCCGAGGACCGATGA
- a CDS encoding ABC transporter permease subunit gives MMALLTIVRKLLGETRGSLLISTLGFFGLALLWNWGMSEFQFPTDTDEPAASVSADSEGAETDEPRRERRRGRAGPQIYVFFGVPAEQMLGIPPSETPTLAMQAAIANHPLVFLALLGWGISRASAAVAGEVERGTLDLTLSRPIRRSTFLAAQILATLIVFALLGLAITAGHLASTRLIYRLNGTPPPIDYLPMIGSLIALGMAVFGYTLPISSGSLSRARAGIIGLAITLTGIAGIIFARQYEEYDWVANLSVFQFYAPVANTLSPTQEQWTDLGILVGVFAVGSIISFVIFLRRDLPSNSG, from the coding sequence ATGATGGCCCTGCTGACGATCGTCCGCAAACTGCTCGGAGAGACCCGAGGGTCGCTGCTCATCTCGACGCTCGGCTTCTTCGGCCTGGCCTTGCTCTGGAACTGGGGAATGTCTGAGTTCCAGTTCCCGACCGACACCGACGAGCCGGCTGCTTCAGTCTCGGCCGATTCCGAGGGAGCCGAGACCGACGAACCGAGGCGCGAGCGACGCCGGGGCCGGGCAGGGCCGCAAATCTACGTCTTTTTTGGGGTCCCGGCGGAGCAGATGCTCGGCATCCCTCCGAGCGAAACACCGACCCTGGCCATGCAGGCCGCCATCGCCAACCACCCCCTGGTATTCCTGGCCCTGCTCGGCTGGGGGATTTCGAGGGCCTCGGCCGCCGTGGCCGGGGAAGTGGAGCGGGGGACGCTCGACCTGACCCTTTCGCGGCCGATCCGCCGATCGACCTTCCTGGCGGCGCAGATTCTGGCCACGCTGATCGTCTTCGCGCTGCTCGGCCTGGCCATCACGGCCGGTCATCTGGCCTCGACTCGCTTGATCTATCGGCTCAATGGAACGCCTCCCCCGATCGACTACCTACCGATGATCGGCTCGCTGATCGCGCTGGGGATGGCCGTCTTCGGCTACACGCTGCCCATTTCGTCGGGAAGCCTTTCGCGGGCTCGGGCCGGCATCATCGGCCTGGCGATCACCCTGACCGGAATCGCCGGGATCATCTTCGCCCGGCAGTATGAGGAATACGACTGGGTGGCGAACCTCTCGGTCTTCCAGTTCTACGCCCCGGTCGCCAATACGCTCAGCCCGACGCAAGAGCAATGGACGGACCTGGGGATTCTCGTTGGGGTCTTTGCGGTCGGCTCGATCATCTCGTTCGTCATCTTCTTGAGGCGGGATCTGCCGAGCAACAGCGGCTAA
- a CDS encoding alpha/beta hydrolase family protein — protein sequence MNRHLCALSFVLLLGMPGAVRAQDQPLAEFFTAEVDRITAEPLLGIDDAATWKARRPQLQARLMSMLGLDPMPERTDLKVEVRGIVKRPDFVVERILYQSSPGLYVTANLYRPKEVEEPLPAILYVCGHANVVRDGVIYGCKAHYQHHAAWYAANGYVCLLVDTLQLGEIPGLHHGTYREGKWWWQSRGYTPAGIEVWNGIRGLDYLQSRPEVDPDRLGVTGRSGGGAISWYLGAVDDRLSAVIPVAGITDLKDHLIKGGPTGAHPNGVIEGHCDCMYMVNTDAWDFDVLAALVAPKALLVENTDADPIFPVPGIRRIYDTLETVYEWYDASERLGLVIGEGGHQDTVEIRHPSFAFMNTWLKREPTDPSTIEEPDRRIPIEELKVLDVDEPIPADALNARIDESFVSKASAPPVPDSAEEWEPLKSAWLEQLRSEVFGGWPSEEETDPLEEELVSAAECDGVMIHRVAFTSQPGVRLDLWMLSEASRREQPGRVNLIVLPDELARPMVTALGPVTEGEDVPEGSMEPADWLLHYRIIAGEQDPSAPIVFVCPRGSGTTAWPESKETHLRRRFTLIGQSLDGMRVWDLRRAIAAVGELPGLVGVPVHLTAAQSEAPIALWAAVFEPEVAHVRLRALPSSYREGPIFLNLDRILQPSQALGLLYPRPVTVDDETDPAAYEWASELAEALGHDGPWPKVVD from the coding sequence ATGAATCGACATCTGTGTGCCCTTTCGTTCGTGCTGCTGCTCGGAATGCCCGGAGCGGTTCGCGCCCAGGATCAACCACTGGCCGAGTTCTTCACAGCTGAGGTGGATCGGATCACCGCCGAACCGCTGCTCGGGATCGACGATGCCGCAACCTGGAAGGCCCGCCGACCGCAGTTGCAGGCTCGCCTGATGTCGATGCTTGGCCTCGACCCGATGCCCGAGCGAACCGACCTGAAGGTCGAGGTCCGCGGGATCGTCAAGCGCCCTGATTTCGTCGTCGAACGCATCCTCTACCAGTCCTCCCCCGGCCTCTACGTCACGGCCAACCTCTACCGGCCCAAAGAGGTCGAGGAGCCCTTGCCGGCAATCCTCTACGTCTGCGGCCATGCGAACGTGGTTCGAGACGGGGTAATCTACGGCTGCAAAGCCCACTACCAGCACCACGCGGCCTGGTACGCAGCCAATGGCTACGTGTGCCTTCTTGTCGATACGTTGCAACTCGGAGAGATTCCTGGCCTGCATCATGGAACCTATCGCGAGGGGAAGTGGTGGTGGCAGTCGCGCGGGTACACGCCGGCCGGGATCGAGGTCTGGAACGGGATCCGGGGGCTGGATTACCTCCAGTCGAGGCCCGAGGTCGACCCGGATCGCCTGGGCGTAACCGGCCGATCGGGGGGCGGGGCGATTTCCTGGTATCTTGGTGCCGTCGATGATCGCCTGTCGGCCGTCATTCCCGTGGCCGGCATCACCGATCTGAAGGACCACCTGATCAAAGGAGGGCCGACCGGTGCCCATCCGAACGGGGTGATCGAGGGGCATTGCGACTGCATGTACATGGTCAACACCGACGCCTGGGACTTCGACGTCCTGGCCGCCCTGGTCGCCCCCAAGGCCTTGCTCGTCGAGAATACCGACGCCGATCCCATCTTCCCCGTTCCCGGCATCCGCCGCATCTATGACACGCTCGAAACCGTTTATGAGTGGTACGACGCCTCCGAACGTCTCGGCCTGGTCATCGGCGAGGGAGGGCACCAGGATACGGTCGAGATTCGTCACCCATCGTTTGCCTTCATGAACACCTGGCTCAAGAGGGAACCGACCGATCCGAGCACCATCGAGGAGCCGGATCGGCGAATCCCGATCGAGGAACTCAAGGTCCTCGACGTCGATGAGCCGATTCCCGCCGACGCCCTCAACGCCCGGATCGACGAGTCGTTTGTGTCAAAGGCTTCGGCTCCCCCCGTGCCCGACTCGGCCGAGGAGTGGGAGCCGCTCAAATCGGCATGGCTTGAACAACTGCGGTCGGAGGTCTTCGGTGGCTGGCCCTCCGAGGAGGAGACCGACCCGTTGGAGGAGGAGCTGGTGTCGGCGGCCGAGTGCGACGGCGTAATGATCCATCGGGTCGCCTTCACCTCGCAGCCCGGCGTTCGGCTCGACCTCTGGATGCTGAGCGAGGCGAGCCGCCGAGAGCAGCCAGGCCGGGTTAACCTCATCGTGCTCCCCGATGAACTGGCCAGGCCAATGGTGACCGCTCTCGGGCCGGTGACGGAGGGGGAAGATGTGCCCGAAGGTTCGATGGAACCGGCCGACTGGCTCCTCCATTACCGGATCATCGCCGGCGAACAGGACCCGTCGGCCCCGATCGTCTTCGTCTGCCCAAGGGGTTCCGGGACGACCGCCTGGCCCGAGTCGAAGGAGACACACCTCCGCCGCCGCTTCACCCTGATCGGCCAGTCCCTCGACGGGATGCGCGTCTGGGACCTCCGACGGGCGATCGCCGCCGTCGGCGAACTCCCTGGGCTGGTCGGGGTGCCGGTCCACCTGACCGCCGCACAGTCCGAGGCCCCGATCGCGCTGTGGGCAGCGGTCTTCGAGCCGGAGGTCGCTCACGTCCGGCTCCGGGCCTTACCCTCCTCATATCGCGAGGGGCCGATCTTCCTGAACCTCGATCGGATCCTGCAGCCGTCGCAGGCCCTCGGCCTCCTCTACCCGAGGCCGGTGACCGTCGACGACGAGACGGACCCGGCGGCGTATGAGTGGGCCTCGGAACTGGCCGAGGCGCTCGGGCATGACGGGCCGTGGCCGAAGGTGGTCGACTGA
- a CDS encoding Tll0287-like domain-containing protein: protein MNTFLRLTCSLSLLILLVGCGSEPSDPTSDTPSSTTADPATAAFRQEARALTKSFAESLKAELSAAMTEGGPAFAIPVCSEKAPAIAADASADGLTIRRIGTRVRNTATNTPTDAERAVLDRLTDQSPEFVGELDGSLTYIRVIYIQEAVCLNCHGSPEVLHPDAPALLAERYPDDSATGYALGDKRGAFVVKPSSPAPDTP, encoded by the coding sequence ATGAACACCTTCTTGAGACTCACCTGTTCGCTCTCCCTTCTGATCCTCCTGGTCGGCTGCGGCTCTGAGCCGTCCGACCCCACCTCCGACACCCCCTCCTCGACGACCGCCGACCCCGCAACCGCTGCTTTCCGTCAAGAGGCCCGCGCCCTGACCAAATCCTTCGCCGAATCCCTGAAAGCCGAGCTTTCCGCCGCCATGACCGAGGGCGGCCCCGCCTTCGCCATTCCCGTCTGCTCCGAAAAAGCCCCCGCGATCGCCGCCGACGCCTCTGCCGACGGCCTGACCATCCGCCGCATCGGCACCCGCGTCCGCAACACCGCCACCAACACCCCCACCGACGCCGAGCGTGCCGTCCTCGACCGCCTCACTGACCAGTCCCCCGAATTTGTCGGTGAGCTTGATGGCTCACTCACCTACATACGTGTCATTTACATTCAAGAAGCCGTTTGCCTCAACTGCCACGGCTCCCCCGAGGTTCTCCACCCTGACGCCCCCGCTCTGCTCGCCGAACGTTACCCCGACGACTCCGCCACCGGCTACGCCCTCGGCGACAAGCGAGGCGCATTCGTCGTCAAACCCAGCTCACCGGCTCCTGACACCCCATGA
- a CDS encoding DUF1501 domain-containing protein — protein MSRLASPLSRRALLSRGANGFGALALTSLLTDSAFGSLLAPSTETDTNRPATTLHHPPKAKSVIFLYMDGGPSQVDTFDPKPRLTREHGQPIQTRVEPTQFNDVGAVLGSPWAFRRRGESGIPVSDLFPHVGSCVDDLAIIRSMVSNFSEHTNANYFLHTCHGQQGRPSAGSWITYGLGSESQDLPGFVVLNGGLIPPGGLDCFGNGFLSASYQASILKSGDRPLANIAPADDSLDVQRRKLDLIRSMDRDLLTQIGEHDAIESAIANAELAFRMQSAVPELTDLSGESPATLRLYGFDAPYPATQSYARQCLLARRLVERGVRFIELTCPGVGHDRWDQHSNLKKGHEDNARAVDQPIAALLRDLKARGLLDSTLVVWGGEFGRTPMAQGTNGRDHNPFGFTMWLAGGGIKGGTIHGATDDYGYHAVENKVEIYDLHATILHLLGIDHTRLTYRFSGRDMRLTDVHGHVVHPILA, from the coding sequence ATGAGCCGCCTTGCCTCTCCCCTCTCACGTCGAGCCCTGCTTTCCCGCGGCGCCAACGGCTTCGGTGCGCTGGCGCTCACTTCCTTGCTCACCGACTCCGCCTTCGGTTCCCTGCTCGCCCCCTCAACCGAAACTGACACCAATCGCCCGGCCACCACCCTCCATCACCCACCGAAGGCAAAAAGCGTCATCTTCCTCTACATGGACGGCGGCCCCTCCCAGGTCGATACCTTCGACCCCAAGCCCCGCCTCACCCGAGAGCACGGTCAACCCATCCAGACCCGCGTCGAACCGACCCAGTTCAACGACGTCGGCGCCGTCCTCGGCTCTCCCTGGGCCTTCCGCCGTCGAGGAGAGAGTGGCATTCCCGTCAGCGACCTCTTTCCCCACGTCGGATCATGCGTTGATGATCTGGCGATCATCCGATCGATGGTCTCGAACTTTTCGGAACACACCAACGCCAACTATTTCCTTCACACCTGTCACGGCCAGCAAGGGCGTCCGAGCGCCGGTTCGTGGATTACCTACGGCCTCGGCTCCGAAAGTCAGGATCTCCCCGGCTTCGTCGTCCTCAACGGCGGCCTCATCCCCCCCGGCGGGCTCGACTGCTTCGGCAACGGCTTCCTCTCCGCCTCCTATCAGGCCTCGATCCTCAAATCCGGCGACCGGCCGCTCGCCAACATCGCCCCCGCCGACGACTCCCTCGACGTCCAGCGCCGCAAGCTCGATCTCATCCGATCGATGGATCGTGACCTGCTCACCCAAATCGGTGAACACGACGCCATCGAATCCGCCATCGCCAACGCCGAGCTTGCCTTCCGCATGCAATCGGCAGTTCCCGAGCTGACCGACCTCTCCGGCGAGTCTCCCGCCACCCTTCGACTCTACGGCTTCGACGCGCCGTATCCCGCCACCCAGTCCTACGCTCGCCAGTGCCTCCTGGCCCGCCGCCTCGTCGAGCGCGGCGTCCGCTTCATCGAGCTGACCTGCCCCGGCGTCGGCCACGACCGCTGGGACCAGCATTCCAATCTCAAAAAGGGTCACGAGGACAACGCCCGAGCCGTCGATCAACCCATTGCCGCCTTGCTCCGCGACCTCAAAGCCCGTGGCCTGCTCGACTCCACCCTCGTCGTCTGGGGCGGCGAGTTCGGCCGCACCCCCATGGCCCAGGGCACCAACGGCCGCGACCACAACCCCTTCGGCTTCACCATGTGGCTCGCCGGCGGTGGCATCAAAGGGGGCACCATCCACGGCGCGACCGACGATTACGGCTACCACGCGGTGGAGAACAAGGTCGAGATCTACGACCTCCACGCCACCATTCTCCACCTGCTCGGCATCGACCACACCCGCCTCACCTACCGCTTCAGCGGCCGAGATATGCGCCTGACCGACGTCCACGGCCACGTCGTCCACCCCATTCTGGCCTGA
- a CDS encoding PSD1 and planctomycete cytochrome C domain-containing protein, with translation MQPILPARFVLPATLSLLLLPASVPLHAQDANDPNDPRSVAFFETHIRPILVERCVSCHGPDQRKGGLRLDSKAAVFDLGGDSGPPIEPGDPDASLLIEAIRYDSFVQMPPSSKLPDAEITRLTDWIAQGAVWPDEAAPSGAAAAPSPADPFDLAARASHWSLQPIADPPLPAVDRTDWPRNPIDRFLLARLEAEGLAPAPEAERHTLIRRASIILTGLPPTPEQLRAFLDDDAPDAFDRLVDRLLESPQYGERWARHWLDLVRFAETSGHEFDYDILTAHRYRDYVIRSFNNDVPYDQFVVEHLAGDLLDDPRRHPDTGTNESILGTMAYFFAEGTHSPVDVTEEMRTRVDNQIDVLSKTFLGLTVACARCHDHKFDAITTRDYYALAGHLQSTRHQYAVIDAPEVFDTPLTELDALRNALAAEAEPPAPRRAPSPPPRSGDTLFEDFSSFASWFPSGHAFGPRPTRSGDVTVDPDGNLLLLGPGWAQSGAIAPGLVGVLRSKTFTIDQPYVHLLVSGTSGRVNLVIDGFEKIRSPIYGGLTRAVNHGDEPRWLTLDASMWLGHLAYLELADGASSDYTGATSSLIPGDGHLAVGRILLSDHREPPVIPPTAATGPILGRIPRASLSDDASSLVNRYLEITASLPEPTLALAAADGTGIDVPVHIRGSAKNLGSVVPRAFLEVLGDEAPDRLTLARRIADPANPLTARVLVNRLWAHHFGRGLVASPDDFGVMGSPPSHPELLDWLASEFIRSGWSIKHMHRLLMTSSAFRMSSHPRSEADTIDPDNLLLHRANLRRLDAEALRDTMLFLSGRLDATLYGPSVPTHLTPFMEGRGRPRESGPLDGSGRRSLYLNIRRNFLSPFLLAFDFPKPATTRGRRDSSNVPAQSLALMNDPFVLDQAHRWADRATADSSLSPDAVVETLYLAAFSRPPTDAERSRALAFQSSSSWADLCHALFNAKEFLYLD, from the coding sequence ATGCAGCCGATCCTCCCCGCTCGATTCGTCCTGCCTGCCACCCTTTCCCTTCTGCTGCTCCCGGCCTCCGTTCCCCTGCACGCCCAGGATGCAAACGACCCGAACGACCCGCGATCGGTCGCCTTTTTCGAGACGCACATCCGGCCGATCCTCGTCGAGCGTTGCGTCTCCTGCCACGGTCCCGACCAGCGCAAGGGGGGGCTTCGCCTCGACTCGAAGGCCGCCGTCTTCGACCTTGGCGGCGATTCCGGCCCTCCCATCGAGCCCGGCGATCCGGACGCGAGCCTGCTCATCGAGGCCATTCGCTACGACTCCTTCGTGCAGATGCCCCCCTCGTCGAAACTGCCCGACGCCGAGATCACCCGGCTCACCGACTGGATCGCCCAGGGAGCCGTCTGGCCCGACGAGGCCGCCCCGAGTGGAGCCGCCGCCGCCCCCAGCCCGGCCGACCCCTTCGACCTCGCCGCCCGAGCCTCGCACTGGAGCCTCCAGCCGATCGCCGATCCCCCCCTTCCCGCCGTCGATCGGACCGACTGGCCCCGCAACCCGATTGACCGCTTCCTCCTTGCTCGCCTCGAAGCCGAGGGACTTGCGCCTGCTCCCGAGGCCGAGCGCCACACCCTGATCCGCCGCGCCTCGATCATCCTGACCGGCCTTCCCCCCACCCCCGAACAGCTCCGCGCGTTTCTTGACGACGACGCGCCCGACGCCTTCGATCGCCTCGTCGATCGCCTCCTGGAATCCCCCCAGTACGGCGAACGCTGGGCGCGACACTGGCTCGACCTCGTTCGCTTTGCTGAGACCTCGGGCCACGAGTTCGATTACGACATCCTCACCGCCCACCGCTATCGCGACTACGTCATCCGATCCTTCAACAACGACGTCCCTTATGATCAGTTCGTCGTCGAACACCTCGCCGGCGATCTGCTCGACGATCCCCGCCGCCATCCCGACACCGGCACGAATGAGTCAATCCTCGGAACGATGGCTTATTTCTTCGCCGAGGGAACACACTCGCCGGTCGACGTGACCGAGGAAATGCGCACGCGCGTTGATAACCAGATCGACGTCCTGAGCAAGACCTTCCTCGGCCTGACCGTCGCCTGTGCCCGCTGCCACGACCACAAGTTCGACGCCATCACCACCCGCGATTACTACGCCCTTGCCGGCCACTTGCAAAGTACCCGCCATCAGTACGCCGTGATCGACGCCCCCGAGGTCTTCGATACCCCCCTGACCGAGCTGGACGCCCTTCGCAACGCCCTCGCCGCCGAGGCCGAGCCTCCGGCCCCGCGACGAGCCCCCTCTCCCCCTCCTCGCAGCGGCGACACCCTGTTCGAAGACTTCTCCTCGTTCGCCTCCTGGTTCCCCTCCGGTCACGCCTTCGGCCCCCGTCCCACCCGATCCGGCGACGTGACGGTCGACCCCGACGGCAACCTCCTGCTCCTGGGTCCCGGCTGGGCTCAGAGCGGCGCGATAGCCCCCGGCCTGGTCGGCGTGCTTCGATCGAAGACCTTCACCATCGATCAGCCTTATGTTCACCTGCTCGTTTCCGGGACATCCGGGCGTGTCAATCTGGTGATCGATGGCTTCGAGAAAATTCGGAGCCCCATCTACGGCGGCTTGACCCGCGCCGTCAATCACGGCGACGAGCCCCGATGGCTCACACTCGACGCCTCCATGTGGCTTGGCCATCTCGCCTACCTTGAACTGGCCGATGGCGCCTCGTCCGACTACACCGGCGCGACCTCGTCCCTCATTCCGGGCGATGGACACCTTGCGGTTGGCCGGATCCTCCTGTCCGATCACCGCGAACCCCCGGTCATCCCCCCCACCGCCGCCACCGGACCGATCCTGGGCCGAATCCCTCGCGCCTCGCTTTCCGACGACGCCTCCTCGCTCGTCAACCGATACCTGGAGATCACCGCCTCCCTTCCCGAACCGACCCTCGCCCTCGCCGCCGCCGACGGAACCGGCATCGACGTGCCGGTGCACATCCGGGGCAGTGCGAAGAACCTTGGCTCGGTCGTCCCCCGCGCCTTCCTCGAAGTCCTGGGGGACGAGGCCCCCGACCGCCTGACCCTCGCCCGACGCATTGCCGACCCAGCCAACCCCCTCACCGCTCGCGTGCTGGTCAACCGCCTCTGGGCGCACCACTTCGGCCGCGGCCTCGTCGCCTCTCCCGACGACTTCGGCGTGATGGGCTCCCCTCCTTCGCATCCTGAGCTGCTCGACTGGCTTGCCTCCGAGTTCATCCGCTCCGGCTGGTCGATCAAACACATGCATCGGCTCCTCATGACCTCATCCGCCTTCCGGATGTCCAGCCACCCCCGATCCGAAGCCGACACCATCGACCCCGACAACCTGTTGCTCCATCGCGCCAACCTTCGCCGTCTCGACGCCGAGGCCCTGCGCGACACCATGCTGTTCCTCTCCGGACGCCTTGATGCCACCCTCTACGGCCCCAGTGTTCCCACCCATCTGACTCCCTTCATGGAAGGCCGCGGACGCCCCCGCGAATCCGGCCCGCTCGACGGAAGCGGACGCCGAAGTCTTTATTTGAACATTCGTCGCAACTTCCTTTCCCCCTTCCTCCTCGCCTTCGACTTTCCCAAACCCGCCACCACCCGAGGTCGGCGCGATTCCTCCAACGTTCCCGCGCAGTCCCTCGCCCTGATGAACGATCCCTTCGTCCTCGACCAGGCCCACCGCTGGGCCGACCGCGCCACCGCCGATTCCTCCCTCTCTCCTGACGCCGTGGTCGAAACCCTCTACCTCGCCGCCTTCTCCCGCCCCCCCACCGACGCCGAACGCTCCCGCGCTCTTGCCTTCCAGTCCTCCTCCTCTTGGGCCGACCTCTGCCACGCCCTTTTCAACGCCAAGGAATTCCTCTATCTCGACTAA
- the plsY gene encoding glycerol-3-phosphate 1-O-acyltransferase PlsY produces the protein MTLALCFLAVVLAYLIGSIPFGYLVARGVKGIDIRTVGSGNVGATNVGRILGFRYFVLVMMLDLLKGLGPTLGFPLLVEAITGRAVPVLSVPVALAAILGHNFSAFLRLRGGKGVATSLGAVIALDPVAALAAAVGFVIVLVITRYVSMSSILGGTVFVMVHFARQSLPMTASDLPLALLIVVLYLMLIYRHRSNLSRIRAGTESKVSFGKRSSDRDGRAWPILLAVVVLLGGASLGASTLLDADRRAPSLRLGSAELTEVARFRTGHQRAGALAFADEGRLLVVACPRYNRLVLFQIDEHDNVSLTNDLLLHGRPVAVYEEGDRLFVLQRPTGDDRHLEAGYWEAFSHAGEPLGSKFRIGWDPDDFTFSPDGRLAYVLTSGRSEGGDESKPAPALVVVSVGDSTEEHEIVAQLEFLEPNDDPERIILSDSGRFAAVVLGQSQTIACVDLSDSTAPVITGRVPLATREVPYLSATPIDDDEILMPVASNRDTLLIPEPPGTDGPLLVTTLPYGSALELVHGRHRRAVGQLPLKGPLNFGTIIPIGLAYSADRGLLAISDRSGGVRLVSFRDQQADSLASAANPTSETPTR, from the coding sequence ATGACCCTTGCCCTCTGCTTCCTCGCCGTCGTCCTGGCCTACCTCATCGGGTCGATCCCCTTCGGCTACCTCGTGGCCAGGGGGGTCAAGGGGATCGACATTCGCACCGTCGGTTCCGGAAACGTCGGCGCCACCAATGTTGGTCGCATTCTCGGATTTCGTTATTTTGTTCTGGTGATGATGCTCGACCTGCTCAAGGGGCTGGGGCCGACCCTCGGCTTCCCGCTGCTGGTCGAGGCGATCACCGGCCGGGCGGTTCCCGTCCTGTCGGTCCCGGTTGCCCTGGCGGCGATCCTCGGGCACAACTTCTCTGCCTTCCTCCGCCTCCGAGGTGGCAAGGGGGTGGCCACCAGCCTCGGCGCGGTCATCGCGCTCGACCCCGTCGCCGCCCTGGCCGCGGCGGTGGGCTTCGTCATCGTTCTGGTCATCACCCGATATGTGTCGATGTCTTCGATCCTTGGCGGGACGGTCTTCGTGATGGTCCACTTTGCCAGGCAATCGCTACCGATGACCGCCTCGGATCTTCCCCTCGCCCTCCTGATCGTGGTGCTTTATCTCATGTTGATCTACCGCCACCGATCGAATCTTTCTCGCATCCGCGCCGGCACCGAGTCGAAGGTCAGCTTCGGCAAACGCTCGTCCGATCGCGACGGCCGCGCCTGGCCGATTCTCCTGGCCGTGGTCGTGCTGCTCGGCGGAGCCTCGCTGGGTGCCTCGACCCTGCTCGACGCCGACCGACGCGCCCCGTCCCTTCGCCTCGGCTCGGCCGAGCTAACTGAGGTCGCGCGTTTCCGCACCGGACATCAACGCGCCGGTGCGCTGGCGTTCGCCGATGAAGGCCGCCTGCTCGTCGTTGCCTGTCCGCGTTACAATCGCCTCGTTCTCTTTCAGATTGACGAACATGATAACGTGTCGTTGACAAATGATCTTCTGCTTCACGGCCGTCCCGTTGCGGTTTACGAAGAGGGGGATCGGCTGTTCGTACTGCAACGTCCCACCGGCGACGACCGGCATCTGGAGGCCGGCTACTGGGAAGCCTTCTCGCACGCCGGCGAGCCGCTCGGCTCGAAATTCCGGATCGGCTGGGACCCGGACGACTTCACCTTCAGCCCCGACGGTCGCCTAGCGTACGTCCTCACCTCCGGGCGTTCCGAAGGAGGAGACGAGAGCAAGCCCGCCCCGGCCCTGGTGGTCGTCTCGGTCGGTGATTCCACGGAGGAGCATGAGATCGTTGCTCAGCTCGAATTTCTCGAACCCAACGACGACCCCGAGCGGATCATTCTGTCCGACTCCGGTCGGTTTGCCGCCGTCGTCCTGGGCCAATCGCAAACCATCGCCTGCGTCGATCTTTCCGACTCGACCGCTCCCGTGATCACCGGCCGCGTTCCGCTAGCCACTCGAGAGGTTCCGTACCTCTCTGCCACGCCCATCGACGACGATGAAATTCTCATGCCCGTCGCTTCCAATCGTGATACGCTTTTGATTCCCGAGCCTCCCGGGACCGATGGCCCCTTGCTCGTGACTACCCTACCGTACGGCTCGGCACTCGAACTGGTCCACGGTCGCCACCGTCGGGCGGTCGGTCAGCTTCCCTTGAAAGGCCCCTTGAACTTCGGCACGATCATTCCGATCGGCCTGGCCTACAGCGCCGATCGTGGGCTCCTGGCCATCTCCGATCGTTCCGGAGGGGTCCGACTCGTCTCCTTCCGCGACCAGCAGGCCGATTCCCTCGCCTCGGCAGCGAATCCGACCTCTGAGACGCCAACCCGTTGA